The Flavobacterium galactosidilyticum nucleotide sequence CCAGGTTGACCTGCCTTGCTTCTATCTGAAGCCTTCATTTCGATGATTTGCTTTAGATTAAGAATTGGCACACCAAAATCATCCATCCTTGAAAACGTAAGTTTATCCTCTTCAGTAAAAGTAACACCATACTGTGTAGCCATCAACTCTAAAGTTTTTGCGCGCACTTCTTTTCCTTTCAAATCAAAGAACACTTTCCCTTTACCTACAGTTAATGTAGCCAAATCAGTTTCAGGCAATTTAGTCTGAACTGTTGAAGCAGGAGTATCTACAGGCAAAGCTTCGGGAATTTTTGCCGTTGAAGTCATTACAAAGAAGGTAAGTAAAAGGAACGCTACATCACACATCGCTGTCATATCTGTAGATCCCGGATTTTTCTTTATTGCTATTTTAGCCATTCTTTTTGTTTTTTATTTGATAAAAATTATCAAAAATTATTGCTTCAAACTTCCTCTGAATCTTCTGTAAGTACTTACGATAGATACCGCAGCCTCATCAATTGAATATGTTAAATCATCAATTTTAGATGTAAAGAAATTGTAAGAGATAATTGCTACAGCTGAAGTTCCAATACCTGTTGCAGTATTAATAAGTGCTTCAGAAATACCACTTGCAAGTGCAGCTTGATCTGGAGTTCCAGCAGAAGCTAATGCACCAAACGCTTTAATCATACCTGATACTGTTCCTAACAACCCAATAAGTGTACCTAAAGAAACTAATGACGAGATAATTGTCATGTTCTTTTGTAACATTGGCATTTCAAGAGAAGTTGCTTCTTCAATTTCTTTGTGAATAGTCTCTGAAGCTTCTTCACTATTAAATCCTTCTTTTTTAACTTCTTGATATTTGATTAGAGCTGATTTAATTGCATTTGCAACTGAACCTTGTTGTTTATCACAAGCCTCGATAGCCTCTTCAATTTGACCAGATTTGATACTAGCCTGTATCTTAGTCATAAAGCTATCTAATTTAGTTTTACCAGCTGCTTTAGAAATTACAGCATATCTTTCAATAGAAAATACAAGAACCATTAATAACATCCCTAATAATACTGGCACAATCGCACCTCCATGATAAACTTGACCTAAAGTATTCAATGGTACCCCTGTCTCGATATTACCGCCTTCAAAGTTTGAAGGATCACCCATCACAAATTTCCAAATTAATACCCCAACTAGAATACAAGCAACAATAATGATTCCAGAAACCATTCCTCCACCGTTTGTACTTTTTTCTTTTTTAACGTTTGCCATTTTTTTTAAATTTTAATAGTTTTTTAATAAATTATCTTAGTTATATAAAACTTGTAGTGGAGCAAATTTATATTTTTAGTTCAAATAAAAAAACTTTTTTTTATTTAATTACAATTAATTTTTTTTTCAGGATCCCATTTCAGGTATTTCCATTACACATATAGCAATATATATAAAGCAATCTAATAAATCACAAAATTTAATTTACTAATTTATGAGTAAATTACATAATAATCTAATATCAGCAACTCAAATCAAGAAACTATTAATTTATCATATAAGTAATAGAAAAGCATTAAAACTGCAGTATGCACTAAAATTGTTACTTAAAAAAAAATATAATATCTTGCGTGTATTATAAAATTAAGCAATTATGAGCAGAAAAGAGGATTTCGTTACATATATTTCAGATGGATATAATTTCAAAGGTGAAAGCATTATTTTGGGTGGGGCCATACTAGAAGGAGAAGCTTTACCTAATGCGACAGTGAAAGTTCCATTAAAAACACTGAATCGCCATGGCTTAATTGCGGGTGCTACTGGAACTGGAAAAACTAAAACCATTCAAGTACTTTCAGAACAATTGTCTAGTTTTGGAATTCCTGTTTTAATGATGGATATAAAAGGAGATTTTAGTGGAATTGCGATGCAAGGCGAAGAAAAATCTTTTATTACCGAACGTCATGCTAAAATAAACATTCCTTACACTACAGCTAGTTTTCCAGTCGAGCTGTTGACGCTATCTGAACAAAATGGAGTTCGTCTTCGTGCTACGATATCTGAGTTTGGACCCATATTGTTTTCAAGAATCTTAAATCTTAATGATACTCAAGCGGGTGTGATTTCTGTCATTTTCAAATATTGCGATGACAACAAAATGCCATTACTCGATTTAAAGGATATAAAGAAAGTTATCAATTATATTACTGAAGAAGGAAAAGCCGAAATTGAACAAGATTACGGTAAGATTTCTACTTCGACAACCGGAACAATTCTTCGAAAAATAATCGAACTCGAGCAACAAGGCGCTGATCTTTTCTTTGGGGAAATGTCATTTGATATTGATGATTTAATGCGAATTGACAGAGACGGAAAAGGGTACGTAAGCATCATTAGACTTACTGATATCCAAGACAAACCGAAGTTATTCTCTACATTTATGCTTAGTTTGTTAGCTGAGATTTACCAACAAATGCCTGAAAAAGGAGATTCTGACCAACCGGAACTTGTTATTTTCATCGACGAAGCCCACTTAATTTTTAACGAAGCTAGCAAAGTTCTATTGGAACAAATAGAAACTATTGTAAAATTAATTCGTTCGAAAGGAATAGGAATATACTTTATTACTCAAAACCCAATGGATATACCCAGTGGTGTATTAGCGCAATTAGGTTTAAAAATCCAACATGCATTAAGAGCTTTTACTGCCAATGATAGAAAAGCAATTAAGCAAACAGCAGATAATTATCCTACGTCTCAATATTACAAGACAGATGAAGTACTGACTAGCCTCGGAATAGGAGAAGCACTGGTGACTGCGTTGAATGAAAAAGGAATACCAACTCCGCTTGCAGCTACAATGATGCGAGCTCCTATGAGTAGAATGGATGTTTTAACTGAAAGTGAGATTCAGGAAATTAACAACAAATCGAAATTAGTAAAAAAATATAGCGAACTCATTGATCGCGAAAGTGCTTATGAGATGCTTAATAAAAAAATCTCCCTAGCGGAAGATGAAGTTGCTGAAGAGTTAGAAAAAAAGCAGACTGAAAAAAAACAAACTCAAGAGCCAAGTACGGCAACTGTAGTTGGAAAATCAGTTCTAAAAGTATTAACTAGTGCCACTTTTATTAGAGGGGCTTTCGGTGTATTAAGCAAAATGTTTAAAAAATAGAATTTTTAATGCCTTTATACAATCAAATTTCACGAGGGTATTAATGAAAATAATATAAAATGAAAAAGTATTTCATACAAAAAAGTCCTTTTATAGTTCCTACCACCGATGGAAAATTAATCGAAGAATATCATGGAATTCCTACGACAGGAAATAAAGAAATATCTATTGCTCACATGATTGCACCGCCAAACTGGTCAGAACCGTTTCAAACACCCGAGTTTGCAGAATATACTTATATTATTTCCGGTAAAAAACAATTTATAATAGAGGATGAAATAATTGTTTTAGAAGCAGGTGAATCCATAAAAATTGAAGCTCAAACTCGAGTTCAATACTCTAATCCTTTTGAAAACCCTTGTGAATATATTGCTATATGCACACCGGCTTTTGATTTTAATAAAGTTCATAGAGAATAATCTCTCCTAAAAGCAATTTTTGTGCTTCATAAATACGTTGTTAAAATAAAATGAGCGCGATAGGTTGTCGCGCTCATTTTATTTATTGAAATACTTAATCATTTGATTCTATTATCGTCAATCTACTTTCTACTTTAATAATTCTAAAATCTTGTTTTCAACTGCTTCTGAATCCCAAATTTTATCAATATCCTTCAATTTCAAAACCTCCTCCATTATTTCGTTTTGATAATCTCCTATTGCTAAAGCCTCAGAATAAGGACGATCACTAAAGGTTACGCGACTGTATAACGGAATCCACTTTTCTGGATGTTTATCTGAGAATAACTTTTCGATTTTCTTTTGTAAAAGAAAATTTTCATCAGCAGTTTTAGAGCTCATTTCCATAAAATTGCGATACGAAAGCTCTGCAATGGCATCAGCGTTTGGTTTGCGTGATTTTTGATATTCAGAGAAAATAGTTTCCCAATCGTCTCCATACTTTTCCATCATTTCATAAATCACTGTAATATCTTCAAAACCGGCATTCATTCCTTGACCATAAAATGGAACAATGGCGTGGCTAGCATCGCCTATTAAAGCTACTTTATCCTTGTATGTCCATGGAAAACATTTCATAGTTACCAATGTACTTGTTGGATTTTTGAAGAAATCATCAGCTAATTTTGGAATTACATCAATTGTATCCGGTAGATTTTTTACAAAAAAAGCTTCCACCGCTGCTTTATTACTCAACGATTCAAAGGAGTTTTCACCCGTGAATGGCATAAATAAAGTACAGGTAAAACTACCGTCTAAATTAGGTAAAGCAATTAACATGTACTCACCGCGAGGCCAGATATGAAAAGAGTTTTTATCTAATTTATGAGTTCCGTCAGCATTAGCAGGAATGTTTAATTCTTTATAGCCAATAGGTAAAAATTCCTGAGAGTAATCAAACATACTTTGACGTTGCATGCGATGACGAATTCTTGAAAACGCACCATCAGCACCAAAAACGATATCGTATTTTTTATCTTCCCATGCACCACGCTCCGTTTCACCGCTATGTAGTGTGGCATCATCAAGAGAAACATCCCAAATTTTTTGTTCGAAAAAGAATTCAGCTCCTGCGGCTTCCGCCAAATCAATCATTTTTCTATTCAAAATTCCTCTCGAAATAGAATAAATTGATTCTCCTTCTTGCCCGTAATTTTGAAAATTAAGCTTGTCAACAAGATGAATAGCACGCTTATCCATAGGAATTGCTATTTCACGTATAGTATCCCCTATTTCCACAGCATCTAATGCTTTCCAACCACGGTTTGACATTGCTAAATTAATCGAACGACCCGAAAACTGTATTTTTCTGATGTCTGGACTTCTATCATAAACGTGTACTTGATGTCCAGCTTTACGAAGATAAATAGCGAGTAATGAACCGACTAAACCAGATCCTACAACAGCTATTTTTTTTGAATTTTGCATTAATTTACTTTAAAAAGTTATGCGAAAGTACTAATTAATTAATTTACAGACTTTAAAAGCGATTACTTTTTACTAGGTTTAAACACCAATTTTGTTGAAGTCCTAACAATCTCTTCTTTATTCAACATCATGCGCCTGAATTTACCAGCATTATACAAATCAGCTTGATCCTTGTAATGCGCACTAAATGGGTTTCCAGATTGTCCCGTAGGTAAAACACTCCAACTGTTTTCAATATCTGAGAAATCTACAATTCGCCTCGTTGATGGACCACCTTTTACTTTGTAATTTCCATCCGCTGTAAAATCAAAAAACAAGTTGTTGATTACCTCCATAGATCCTGAAACCTCAAAAGGACCAACATTAAAAATGCTTCGTAAAGCAGCAACTTTCCCTAATGGATGTTCATGCTCTAGTGTATGAACTTTGTTCCAAGTCCAATCAGTTACTTTATCTCCTAATTGCTTATCTAACGCTACAATCGATTCAGTGAACGATTTTGATATGATTTGACTTCTCGTTTCTTTACTATTTTTGGTATTTATATCGTCCCACCAAGGTGATTTTTCGTTTTTAATTTGATTTGCTATTAACTGTTTTACAACATGCGTTCCTAAAAATTGTTTAAAATTCTCAGCAACTAATTCATCTTCAAACGTGTTTTTTAAATAATTAAAAATCCATTTATTGTAAATTGTAGGCGCTATATCGTACAAATTATTCGAACCTTTCCAATTTTTTAATATCTCTACTGCTTGTTTTTCGTTTTGAGAGAGTGATTTATCATTTAAATTTTCGAGTAAATTTTTAACAACATCTGGAGCAACTGGTGATGTATTATCATAAAGCATCTTTCCTACTGCAGCTATGTCCCAATCTGATTTTGGATTTAATAATTGAGTAATTCTTTTAGCACGATCTTCTGGAAGGTAATAGCCGGGATAATTAAAACCATCGATAGCTTCAGGCTGATTATTCGCAGAGTAGACATAATTCCAGCTTGGGTTTTCAGCCGAAGGATTTTTGGAGAAATCCAAGTATTCCTTAATATCATCTTTGCCACTAGCACCATCTAAAATAAAGTTAGTGTTTACACCTTGGTCATGTTTGTACAATTTTCCAGTTGCCCACCAAGCGACATTTCCTTTAGCATCGCCGTACATAACATTCAGTCCAGGAGCGGCAATTAATGAAACTCCTCTGTGAAAATCTGAAATACCTTTAGCGTGCGACAGTGTGTAAACTGCTTCTAAAATATGTATGGGTTGTTGCGTGTAAATCCATGACATAGATACAGGTTTATCCTTTTTTAAACCATCGATCAAATCATTCATAACTGGGCCATGTCTTGTTACTTTTACGTTAAAAACGACGTCAGTAGAATCCTTTACCTTAATTGTTTTTTTACGAATCTCATAAGCACTATAACCTTTAGGCGTTTTGTAGGAGTTACTATCCTTAGGATTATTTTGTTCTTGGTACATATCAACATCATCGTTTTCAAACATTGTCAAACCATACGCATAGTCACGATTATGCCCTAATAAAGGATAGGGAGTTCCCGCTAAATACGAACCGTACAACTCAAAATCAGGAGTTACAATATGTGCTTCGTACCAAGTTCCGGGTTGAGAAAAGCCAATATGAGGATCATTAGCAAAAATCACTTTTCCATTTTTAGTTTTCTTAGGACTTATTACCCAACTGTTGCTTCCAACAAAAGGAGAAACTGGCGATTGATCTAAAATTGCAGCTACTGTTTTTGAAATAGCGGCATATTGCTGCGAACTATTCTTTGCATTTTTGATTTTAGTGGTATTAAATGATCCATCAATTCCTAGATCCTTAAGATATTCAATTCCGTATTTATTACGAATATCAGTCATTAGCGGATCTGATTTTTGAGCCATGGCAAAACTGAAAGACATGTAACCAAAAATATTGTAAACGTCTTTTATAGAAAATTTTTCTTTTGTAATTCCAAGAATACTAAACTCAATTGGAGTTTTTCCTTCGTCGAGATATTTATTGATTCCTTCTAGATAGGACATTGCTAATTGATATTCAGGACTATTTGTATCTAATGAAGCAATTGCTTTTGCAGAAGCCTCTTCTATTCCGAGTCCAGCAAAAAACTGATCGTTTTTTAAAGTGACTGATCCAAAAATTTCTGAAAGTCTTCCGGGCGCTATACGACGCATCACTTCCATTTGCCACAATCTGTCTTGTGCATGCACATAACCTAACGCCACCATTGCATCCTTAGAATTATTAGCGTAAATGTGTGGCACTCCAAATTCATCAAAGTACACTGTTGTCTCCTTCTGAATCACATTTAATTCTAATTCGCCTTCATATTTTGGTTTTAAATATAGTGCGTAGGCAAATACAGTAATACATAAAATAATTACTAATAAAA carries:
- a CDS encoding ExbD/TolR family protein translates to MAKIAIKKNPGSTDMTAMCDVAFLLLTFFVMTSTAKIPEALPVDTPASTVQTKLPETDLATLTVGKGKVFFDLKGKEVRAKTLELMATQYGVTFTEEDKLTFSRMDDFGVPILNLKQIIEMKASDRSKAGQPGIPTDSLNNQLKDWVRNARLANIEINDKELQIAIKGDAKEEYPAIRKVMDILQDQKINSFSLVTGLRGKDF
- a CDS encoding MotA/TolQ/ExbB proton channel family protein; translated protein: MANVKKEKSTNGGGMVSGIIIVACILVGVLIWKFVMGDPSNFEGGNIETGVPLNTLGQVYHGGAIVPVLLGMLLMVLVFSIERYAVISKAAGKTKLDSFMTKIQASIKSGQIEEAIEACDKQQGSVANAIKSALIKYQEVKKEGFNSEEASETIHKEIEEATSLEMPMLQKNMTIISSLVSLGTLIGLLGTVSGMIKAFGALASAGTPDQAALASGISEALINTATGIGTSAVAIISYNFFTSKIDDLTYSIDEAAVSIVSTYRRFRGSLKQ
- a CDS encoding helicase HerA-like domain-containing protein, whose product is MSRKEDFVTYISDGYNFKGESIILGGAILEGEALPNATVKVPLKTLNRHGLIAGATGTGKTKTIQVLSEQLSSFGIPVLMMDIKGDFSGIAMQGEEKSFITERHAKINIPYTTASFPVELLTLSEQNGVRLRATISEFGPILFSRILNLNDTQAGVISVIFKYCDDNKMPLLDLKDIKKVINYITEEGKAEIEQDYGKISTSTTGTILRKIIELEQQGADLFFGEMSFDIDDLMRIDRDGKGYVSIIRLTDIQDKPKLFSTFMLSLLAEIYQQMPEKGDSDQPELVIFIDEAHLIFNEASKVLLEQIETIVKLIRSKGIGIYFITQNPMDIPSGVLAQLGLKIQHALRAFTANDRKAIKQTADNYPTSQYYKTDEVLTSLGIGEALVTALNEKGIPTPLAATMMRAPMSRMDVLTESEIQEINNKSKLVKKYSELIDRESAYEMLNKKISLAEDEVAEELEKKQTEKKQTQEPSTATVVGKSVLKVLTSATFIRGAFGVLSKMFKK
- a CDS encoding cupin domain-containing protein, with the protein product MKKYFIQKSPFIVPTTDGKLIEEYHGIPTTGNKEISIAHMIAPPNWSEPFQTPEFAEYTYIISGKKQFIIEDEIIVLEAGESIKIEAQTRVQYSNPFENPCEYIAICTPAFDFNKVHRE
- a CDS encoding FAD-dependent oxidoreductase; translation: MQNSKKIAVVGSGLVGSLLAIYLRKAGHQVHVYDRSPDIRKIQFSGRSINLAMSNRGWKALDAVEIGDTIREIAIPMDKRAIHLVDKLNFQNYGQEGESIYSISRGILNRKMIDLAEAAGAEFFFEQKIWDVSLDDATLHSGETERGAWEDKKYDIVFGADGAFSRIRHRMQRQSMFDYSQEFLPIGYKELNIPANADGTHKLDKNSFHIWPRGEYMLIALPNLDGSFTCTLFMPFTGENSFESLSNKAAVEAFFVKNLPDTIDVIPKLADDFFKNPTSTLVTMKCFPWTYKDKVALIGDASHAIVPFYGQGMNAGFEDITVIYEMMEKYGDDWETIFSEYQKSRKPNADAIAELSYRNFMEMSSKTADENFLLQKKIEKLFSDKHPEKWIPLYSRVTFSDRPYSEALAIGDYQNEIMEEVLKLKDIDKIWDSEAVENKILELLK
- a CDS encoding penicillin acylase family protein codes for the protein MKIFKRALLLVLLLVIILCITVFAYALYLKPKYEGELELNVIQKETTVYFDEFGVPHIYANNSKDAMVALGYVHAQDRLWQMEVMRRIAPGRLSEIFGSVTLKNDQFFAGLGIEEASAKAIASLDTNSPEYQLAMSYLEGINKYLDEGKTPIEFSILGITKEKFSIKDVYNIFGYMSFSFAMAQKSDPLMTDIRNKYGIEYLKDLGIDGSFNTTKIKNAKNSSQQYAAISKTVAAILDQSPVSPFVGSNSWVISPKKTKNGKVIFANDPHIGFSQPGTWYEAHIVTPDFELYGSYLAGTPYPLLGHNRDYAYGLTMFENDDVDMYQEQNNPKDSNSYKTPKGYSAYEIRKKTIKVKDSTDVVFNVKVTRHGPVMNDLIDGLKKDKPVSMSWIYTQQPIHILEAVYTLSHAKGISDFHRGVSLIAAPGLNVMYGDAKGNVAWWATGKLYKHDQGVNTNFILDGASGKDDIKEYLDFSKNPSAENPSWNYVYSANNQPEAIDGFNYPGYYLPEDRAKRITQLLNPKSDWDIAAVGKMLYDNTSPVAPDVVKNLLENLNDKSLSQNEKQAVEILKNWKGSNNLYDIAPTIYNKWIFNYLKNTFEDELVAENFKQFLGTHVVKQLIANQIKNEKSPWWDDINTKNSKETRSQIISKSFTESIVALDKQLGDKVTDWTWNKVHTLEHEHPLGKVAALRSIFNVGPFEVSGSMEVINNLFFDFTADGNYKVKGGPSTRRIVDFSDIENSWSVLPTGQSGNPFSAHYKDQADLYNAGKFRRMMLNKEEIVRTSTKLVFKPSKK